One genomic window of Gossypium hirsutum isolate 1008001.06 chromosome D11, Gossypium_hirsutum_v2.1, whole genome shotgun sequence includes the following:
- the LOC107911150 gene encoding uncharacterized protein has translation MVKVHTPNHREEKMSVEEEYYINLHVGGKFVHDPHVKYLGGKMVRLKEYPEHFEAIIGDYPKMKLRDIQRMEFATLWDYVDELGLKNTGSAIKMAVNRVTPESPPHFKRFYVCFEALKRGWKEGCRNTALVWYEYTN, from the exons ATGGTGAAGGTTCATACTCCAAATCATAGAGAAGAAAAG ATGTCTGTAGAAGAGGAATACTATATCAACTTGCATGTTGGGGGTAAATTTGTACATGATCCCCATGTTAAGTATTTAGGTGGTAAGATGGTGAGGCTTAAAGAGTATCCAG AACATTTTGAAGCTATTATTGGGGACTACCCAAAAATGAAGCTAAGAGATATACAAAGAATG GAATTTGCTACGCTGTGGGATTATGTTGATGAGTTGGGACTAAAGAATACTGGAAGTGCTATAAAGATGGCAGTGAATAGAGTCACACCTGAATCTCCACCACATTTTAAGAGGTTTTATGTTTGTTTTGAAGCACTGAAAAGAGGTTGGAAAGAAGGGTGTCGTAACACAG cCTTAGTCTGGTACGAGTACACAAACTAG
- the LOC107913447 gene encoding tubulin-folding cofactor C — protein sequence MEEDRPHTNLPTKTLGLDSDLQKKHQAMLDRLSNRHQARLDTSLARRSDSANSSESTSSFLSRFSASKQSIDSQLADSRLIATSDPSRLRSHFANISSSISDLEKLVAENSYFLPSYEVRSSLKTISDLKQNLEILNSELIPKKKFSFKNKATAKKELPKEPEPIKPDTVSVSNFKLPNSPGFRNKTNETLVKKLRGTEIGEFTLSDLESCEVRLIGCCNAVFMNRLKNCKVYMGPVIGSILIEEVEGCVFVLASHQIRIHLAKSCDFYLRVRSRPIIEDSNVVRFAPYCLDYEGIEMDLEKAGLSEETGNWGNVDDFKWLRAVQSPNWCVLPENERVGKVRTEDIGS from the coding sequence ATGGAAGAAGACCGCCCACACACCAATCTCCCAACTAAAACCCTAGGTCTCGACTCCGATTTACAGAAAAAGCACCAAGCCATGCTCGACCGCCTCTCCAATCGCCACCAAGCTCGTTTAGACACCTCACTTGCTCGCCGATCCGACTCAGCCAACTCCTCCGAGTCCACCTCCTCCTTTCTCTCCCGATTCTCCGCCTCCAAGCAATCCATTGATTCCCAACTCGCCGACTCCCGTCTCATTGCTACATCGGATCCATCTCGCCTCAGATCTCATTTCGCCAATATCTCCTCCTCCATCTCGGACCTCGAGAAACTCGTCGCCGAGAATTCTTATTTCCTTCCTTCTTATGAAGTCCGCTCTTCTCTCAAAACCATCTCCGATTTAAAGCAAAATTTGGAGATCTTAAACTCCGAATTGATTCCCAAAAAGAAATTCTCCTTCAAAAACAAAGCCACAGCGAAAAAGGAACTCCCCAAAGAACCTGAACCTATAAAACCCGACACCGTTTCGGTGTCCAATTTCAAACTCCCTAATTCCCCAGGGTTTAGAAATAAAACAAACGAAACCCTAGTGAAGAAATTACGGGGGACAGAGATAGGGGAGTTTACACTATCTGATCTGGAATCTTGTGAGGTAAGATTAATCGGCTGCTGCAATGCGGTTTTTATGAACAGATTGAAGAATTGCAAGGTTTATATGGGGCCTGTAATTGGGTCTATTTTGATAGAGGAAGTGGAAGGCTGTGTTTTCGTATTGGCGTCGCATCAGATAAGGATTCATTTGGCGAAAAGTTGTGACTTTTATTTGAGAGTGAGGAGTAGGCCAATAATTGAGGACAGCAATGTTGTGAGGTTCGCTCCGTACTGTTTGGATTATGAAGGGATCGAGATGGATTTGGAGAAGGCAGGGTTGAGTGAAGAGACGGGGAATTGGGGGAATGTTGATGATTTTAAGTGGTTGCGAGCTGTGCAGTCGCCGAATTGGTGTGTTTTACCGGAGAATGAGAGGGTTGGGAAGGTTCGGACTGAGGATATTGGGAGCTAA